CCCCTCCATCTTATTTTTAAtggttttgagtgagttttttagttttctcacaTTTAACTAGTTTTCTCATTATCAGCTTAATTTCTACTTATTTTTTCTAAAATTCTTTAGATCGTAGGGAACCGTCGAAGAATTTTTCCGTTTATTTTTAGATAAAAAAAACTAATCTGTATAGTATATATAAAACACACACATGTGTGTCTAATATATATATGCACCGTGTATATGTctaataaaaaaactaatttgTATATGTGTACagtgtatatatgtgtatgtatatctGCACTGTGTATATGTATTGTGTGTATACTATGTGTGGTATgtataacccccgttgccctttGACGCTGCGACAAtggtgtaaattttggaaaaatttgatgtTTAGCCGATTTTGTTACCCTTTTTTTAAATATTGCCCTAATAAGAATTTTCTATATGGGTATAGTATATATAAAACACACACATGTGTGTCTAATATATATATGCACCGTGTATATGTctaataaaaaaactaatttgTATATGTGTACagtgtatatatgtgtatgtatatctGCACTGTGTATATGTATTGTGTGTATACTATGTGTGGTATgtataacccccgttgccctttGACGCTGCGACAAtggtgtaaattttggaaaaatttgatgtTTAGCCGATTTTGTTACCCTTTTTTTAAATATTGCCCTAATAAGAATTTTCTATATGGGTCACTGCCTTGAATGCCACTCCAAACACCCTAATCCTATTATTAATGGAATCTATGTTCGCCGAAGGACTTCAACCTTCAACAACACAGGAAGGGACACTTTTGTTACACAGCTAGGGGCCAGGTTTTTTTTAACTATCAACTGATCATGGTTTTCTATAAACACTGATTCCACAGATTCACGGCTTTGGTAGAGAAAAACACATTACAAGCAGCAAGAGACATAGGGAAAGTGATGAACCTACCATTAAGTACAATCCAAGAAGATGTCGAGATGATAAACACACCCAACACTCGTGCTGCTTTCTCCAACACCTACCCTTTCTTCTCTCGTGAATTTCTCCGACGACACGGTCGTGATCTCATTGCGGCATCCATAAACTGGTTTCTTATCGATATCGTCTTTTACAGTCTTAACTTGTTCCAATACCATGTATTTAGTGGCCACTTAATTCCAAAGATCCAGatgaatatatacaaagatgcatTGCAGATCGCAAGATTCCAAGCACTCATTGCAATATGTGCAACCATTCCTGGATACATCTTGACTGTTTACATGATTGATCACATCGGGAGAGTTAAGATTCAAGCAATCGGGTTCTTTTTCATGGCGGTAAGCTTGTTTACAATCGCGAAAGTTAACATGAATGGGGATCATCCAAATCTCTTCATTATCCTCTATGGGTTTACTTTCTTTTTTTCCAATTTTGGGCCAAACACCACAACCTTCATAGTTCCGGCTGAGCTTTTTCCAGCGAGGTTTCGTGCAACTTGTCATGGGATCTCGGGTGCGGTTGGAAAAGTAGGCGCGATAATTGGGTCGATAGGGTACGTGTGGGCTTCTCGCGATCCTCCAAACGGGCTTGGGGTGTCGACTACGTTGATGGTGATGGGTGGGGTTTGTGGTTTAGGGTTTTTTGTGACATATTTTTTTACTAGAGAGACAATGGGACGGTCGTTGGAGGAAAATGAGAATGTTGATGAGCTTACGGGTGTTTGGTTTGTTAGATTTTGGCCTCACAAGTTTTCGGCTAGAAGAAATGAAGTAAAAGGTTTTGGGTTACTAGAAATGAATTAAAGAAAGATGCATGATGTCTCTTGTGTAAGAATAATTTTTATGGAAAGTTCGGAAATTCACGATAGATATGTTTACTCACTTCTTAACAAAATAGACGTTGACTTTTAAATGTCGATTAGACGGTAAATTTGGAGACGAAGCTGGCAAAAATTGCCGACTAAGCGAGC
This genomic stretch from Helianthus annuus cultivar XRQ/B chromosome 8, HanXRQr2.0-SUNRISE, whole genome shotgun sequence harbors:
- the LOC110870891 gene encoding probable inorganic phosphate transporter 1-9 is translated as MALKVLRALDVAKTQYYHFKAIIIAGMGLFTDSYDLFCIPLVMSMIGRIYYPKVDRTVDPKKWFEVPTVIASTMFCVTLMGAVIGQLVFGRLGDRVGRRRVYGVSLVMMIVASIGCGLTLSKLPLMVFVSLGFFRFLLGIGIGGDYPLSATIMAEFANKRTRGAFIAGVFSMQGFGILMSSLVFMIVCSIFEASANKHNLEKPSELAPSVNIAPVPPESDMAWRLILMFGAIPASMTYYWRMKMPETARFTALVEKNTLQAARDIGKVMNLPLSTIQEDVEMINTPNTRAAFSNTYPFFSREFLRRHGRDLIAASINWFLIDIVFYSLNLFQYHVFSGHLIPKIQMNIYKDALQIARFQALIAICATIPGYILTVYMIDHIGRVKIQAIGFFFMAVSLFTIAKVNMNGDHPNLFIILYGFTFFFSNFGPNTTTFIVPAELFPARFRATCHGISGAVGKVGAIIGSIGYVWASRDPPNGLGVSTTLMVMGGVCGLGFFVTYFFTRETMGRSLEENENVDELTGVWFVRFWPHKFSARRNEVKGFGLLEMN